In Perca fluviatilis chromosome 3, GENO_Pfluv_1.0, whole genome shotgun sequence, the following proteins share a genomic window:
- the dapk2a gene encoding death-associated protein kinase 2a produces MDSFKQQKVEDFYEIGEELGSGQFAIVKQCREKSTGLDFAAKFIKKRQSMASSRGVRREDIEREVDILQQIQHPNIVTLHDVYENRTDVVLILELVSGGELFDFLAQKESLSEEEATQFIKQILEGVNYLHARKIAHFDLKPENIMLLDKNVPLPRIKLIDFGLAHEIEAGVEFKNIFGTPEFVAPEIVNYEPLGLEADMWSVGVITYILLSGASPFLGETKQETLENISAVNYEFDEEFFCHTSELAKKFISQLLEKDKKKRLTIRDALNHPWIKSNEHKEENKAQEPRKRERRQLKTKRLREYTIKSHSSMPPNNTYVNFERFAQVVEDIDQMESSFVSLAAAHDSLQEDIDAMVSIYNEKEAWYKEESEDVRHELSQIRYEFRKVEAFKRSLQDDMQAFSSSLGAVSSRYQERQSHFDALRLELGNELKWVQEVMGSFPTDGGGGGYPNCSFSTVFNNDVNEALKELLNRSCGGELLSGINLDFETGQQR; encoded by the exons TATGAAATTGGTGAAGAGTTGGGAAg CGGGCAGTTTGCCATCGTGAAGCAATGCAGAGAGAAAAGCACGGGTCTGGACTTTGCTGCCAAGTTCATCAAGAAGCGTCAGAGCATGGCCAGCTCTCGAGGCGTGCGGCGCGAGGACATCGAGCGGGAGGTGGACATCCTGCAGCAGATTCAGCACCCCAACATCGTCACGCTGCACGACGTCTACGAGAACCGCACCGACGTGGTGCTCATCCTGGAGCT GGTCTCTGGAGGTGAGCTCTTTGACTTCCTGGCACAGAAGGAGTCTCTGAGCGAGGAAGAGGCCACTCAGTTCATAAAGCAAATCCTCGAGGGGGTCAACTACCTCCATGCCAGGAAAATAGCCCACTTTGATCTCAAG CCGGAAAACATTATGCTGCTGGACAAGAATGTGCCGCTGCCGAGAATCAAACTCATTGATTTCGGTCTTGCCCACGAGATTGAAGCCGGGGTTGAGTTCAAAAACATCTTTGGAACACCTGAGTTTGTAG CACCGGAGATTGTCAACTATGAGCCACTAGGATTAGAAGCAGACATGTGGAGCGTTGGGGTCATCACCTACATCCT GCTGAGCGGTGCTTCACCTTTCCTGGGGGAGACCAAACAGGAGACATTGGAAAACATTTCAGCCGTAAATTATGAGTTTGACGAGGAGTTCTTCTGTCACACCAGTGAGCTGGCCAAGAAATTCATCAGCCAGTTGTTGGAGAAGGACAAGAA GAAAAGATTAACAATTCGAGATGCTCTAAATCACCCATGGATCAAG TCCAACGAGCACAAGGAGGAAAATAAAGCCCAGGAGCCGAGGAAACGGGAGCGTCGCCAGCTGAAGACCAAGCGCCTGAGAGAGTACACTATCAAGTCCCACTCGAGCATGCCGCCCAACAACACCTACGTAAACTTTGAGCGCTTTGCCCAGGTGGTAGAGGACATAGACCAGATGGAGAGCTCGTTCGTTAGCCTGGCAGCAGCCCACGACTCTCTGCAGGAAGACATCGATGCCATGGTCTCCATATACAACGAGAAGGAGGCCTGGTACAAGGAGGAGAGCGAAGATGTGCGCCACGAGCTCTCGCAAATCCGCTACGAGTTCCGCAAGGTGGAGGCCTTTAAGAGGAGCCTGCAGGACGACATGCAGGCTTTCAGCTCCAGCCTCGGGGCCGTCAGCAGCCGCTACCAGGAGAGACAGAGCCACTTCGACGCGCTGCGTCTGGAGCTCGGCAACGAGCTGAAATGGGTGCAGGAGGTGATGGGTTCATTTCCCACGGACGGCGGTGGCGGAGGATACCCCAACTGCAGCTTCTCCACCGTCTTCAACAACGACGTGAACGAAGCCCTGAAGGAGCTGCTGAACCGCTCGTGTGGAGGAGAGCTGCTGTCCGGGATCAATCTGGACTTTGAAACCGGACAGCAACGATGA